The following coding sequences lie in one Capsicum annuum cultivar UCD-10X-F1 chromosome 5, UCD10Xv1.1, whole genome shotgun sequence genomic window:
- the LOC107854062 gene encoding 54S ribosomal protein L51, mitochondrial, producing the protein MALRGVWQLKKLVVSYCNWGGSSRGIRAFMESELPAFKEKNPQLEVVTELNRGQHPFLKGLYKNKNERVVCVKNLNQDEVLEAATKLRNSLGRKVVKLKTRHVTKQPSVQGTWSTALKL; encoded by the exons ATGGCATTAAGAGGTGTTTGGCAGCTAAAGAAATTAGTAGTCAGTTATTGCAATTGGGGTGGCAGTAGCAGGGGAATAAG GGCATTCATGGAGTCTGAATTGCCAGCATTTAAGGAGAAAAATCCGCAGCTTGAGGTGGTCACTGAGCTCAATCGTGGTCAGCATCCATTCTTAAAGGGATTATACA AGAACAAGAATGAGCGTGTTGTATGTGTGAAAAATTTGAATCAAGACGAAGTACTTGAAGCAGCGACCAAGTTAAGGAATTCGCTTGGCAGAAAAGTGGTGAAGCTGAAGACGCGGCATGTCACAAAACAACCAAGCGTTCAAGGTACATGGTCAACAGCATTGAAGTTATAA
- the LOC107854056 gene encoding receptor-like protein 13, with amino-acid sequence MSQNCLNISPIRSTRHYHISYGFLNDFNLMDVETQVQFSTKRNSYTYKGSILKYMSGVDLSSNGLTGEIPVELGNLSKIHAFNLSRNHIFGKIPNSFSNLHEIESLDLSYNSLNGRIPVGLLELHSLAIFSVAYTNLSGAVPPFEAQFSTFDKSSYQGNPLICGSEESAGLTDTQSFYIGFAVSSGVILLRLAAALCFNSYWRTAWFGLVEVLMLNSYYFPFDNVVTPIKSRWWRKLVLILIVWTSR; translated from the coding sequence ATGTCACAAAATTGCTTGAACATAAGTCCTATACGTTCAACAAGGCACTACCACATTTCATATGGATTTCTAAATGACTTCAATTTGATGGATGTGGAAACCCAGGTTCAGTTTTCAACAAAAAGAAACTCATACACTTATAAGGGAAGCATTCTGAAATATATGTCAGGTGTTGATCTCTCAAGTAACGGATTAACTGGTGAAATTCCCGTTGAGCTAGGGAACTTGAGCAAAATACATGCATTTAATCTATCGCGCAACCATATCTTTGGCAAAATCCCAAATAGCTTCTCCAATTTACATGAAATCGAGAGTCTGGACCTATCCTACAACAGCTTGAATGGGAGAATTCCTGTTGGCCTGCTTGAGCTACACTCTTTGGCGATATTCAGCGTAGCATACACCAACTTATCTGGTGCAGTACCACCATTTGAAGCTCAGTTCTCAACTTTTGACAAAAGCAGCTACCAGGGGAATCCTTTGATTTGTGGAAGTGAGGAATCTGCAGGCCTTACGGATACCCAGAGTTTCTACATCGGCTTTGCTGTGTCTTCTGGAGTGATCTTGCTGAGACTAGCTGCAGCACTCTGCTTCAATTCTTATTGGAGAACAGCATGGTTTGGGCTTGTTGAGGTTTTGATGCTTAATTCTTACTATTTTCCCTTCGACAATGTTGTTACACCCATCAAGAGTAGATGGTGGAGGAAACTTGTTCTCATTCTTATTGTATGGACAAGTAGATGA
- the LOC107854064 gene encoding receptor-like cytosolic serine/threonine-protein kinase RBK1 isoform X2, with amino-acid sequence MQGKSGAADVQENGDNRKKHEPEKEKDEQKEDNNNNNDNKDDQYSSSSPRGVLEIPTLGSGSSDSDNSSISSNDDRSRSFASSTSGDLSQSIYWKNLLGQIKRRSMRRLSSIPMLGYEMILPKNIRRMLSKNKTAEEEATDCDDIPKPSWRNFSYVELVEATDNFSPGKLIGKGGHAEVYKGRLSDGQVVAVKKITKQGKNDKDKIDEFLSELGIIAHIDHPNAAKLIGYSADGGLYLVLRYSHHGSLGSLIYGSEEALEWEIRYKVAAGIAEGLLYLHCECQKRIIHRDITASNILLTEDYEPQISDFGLAKWLPENWLHHVVSPIEGTFGYMAPEYFMHGIVNEKTDVFAFGVLLLELMTGRRAVDSYRKSLVLWAKPLLEKNNIKEIADPRLGDTYDVVEMKRAMFTALSCLHNLPDIRPNMKKVVQLLRGENAPIEINIKQKSLGGRALMFSDEYTSTNYLQDLNRHKELVLE; translated from the exons atgcaag GTAAAAGCGGTGCAGCTGATGTCCAAGAAAACGGAGATAACAGGAAAAAACATGAGCCAGAGAAGGAAAAAGATGAACAAAAggaagataacaacaacaacaacgacaataaAGATGATCAGTACTCATCGTCATCACCACGAGGAGTTTTAGAGATACCTACATTGGGTTCGGGTTCATCAGATTCAGACAATAGCAGCATTAGCAGCAATGATGATCGGAGCCGCAGTTTTGCATCATCAACTTCAGGGGACTTAAGTCAGAGTATTTATTGGAAAAATCTTCTCGGACAGATAAAGCGAAGATCAATGAGAAGATTGTCAAGTATACCGATGTTAGGATATGAGATGATTCTACCGAAGAATATAAGAAGGATGTTGTCGAAGAATAAAACTGCTGAAGAAGAAGCTACTGATTGTGATGATATTCCTAAGCCCTCTTGGAGGAACTTTAGCTATGTTGAACTTGTCGAAGCTACTGATAATTTCAGTCCAG GCAAGTTGATCGGGAAAGGGGGACATGCAGAAGTGTACAAAGGACGTTTATCAGATGGTCAAGTAGTGGCGGTGAAGAAAATAACTAAGCAAGGAAAGAATGACAAGGACAAAATTGATGAATTCTTATCTGAGCTTGGAATCATTGCTCACATTGACCATCCTAATGCTGCTAAGTTAATCGGTTATAGTGCTGATGGCGGTTTGTACCTTGTTCTTCGGTACTCACATCATGGAAGCCTCGGTTCTTTAATATACG GTTCGGAAGAGGCACTTGAATGGGAAATAAGATACAAAGTTGCTGCTGGTATTGCTGAAggattgctttatcttcattgcGAATGCCAAAAACGCATAATCCATAGAGATATTACCGCGTCAAACATTCTACTAACTGAAGATTATGAACCTCag ATTTCTGATTTTGGACTTGCGAAATGGCTGCCAGAAAATTGGCTTCATCATGTTGTTTCTCCCATTGAAGGAACGTTTGG ATACATGGCTCCGGAGTATTTTATGCATGGAATTGTTAATGAAAAGACAGATGTATTCGCCTTTGGAGTTTTGTTATTGGAGCTAATGACTGGTCGTCGTGCAGTTGATTCATATAGAAAGAGCCTTGTGTTGTGG GCAAAACCGTTGTTGGAGAAGAACAACATCAAGGAAATAGCAGATCCTCGTTTAGGTGATACCTACGATGTTGTTGAGATGAAACGCGCCATGTTTACAGCTTTATCATGCCTTCACAACTTGCCTGATATTCGTCCAAACATGAAAAAG GTTGTTCAGCTATTGAGAGGCGAAAATGCACCAATAGAGATCAACATCAAGCAGAAATCATTGGGAGGGAGAGCATTGATGTTTTCGGATGAGTATACGAGCACAAATTATCTCCAGGATCTCAACCGCCATAAGGAGCTCGTTTTGGAGTAA
- the LOC107854064 gene encoding receptor-like cytosolic serine/threonine-protein kinase RBK1 isoform X1, whose protein sequence is MEGKSGAADVQENGDNRKKHEPEKEKDEQKEDNNNNNDNKDDQYSSSSPRGVLEIPTLGSGSSDSDNSSISSNDDRSRSFASSTSGDLSQSIYWKNLLGQIKRRSMRRLSSIPMLGYEMILPKNIRRMLSKNKTAEEEATDCDDIPKPSWRNFSYVELVEATDNFSPGKLIGKGGHAEVYKGRLSDGQVVAVKKITKQGKNDKDKIDEFLSELGIIAHIDHPNAAKLIGYSADGGLYLVLRYSHHGSLGSLIYGSEEALEWEIRYKVAAGIAEGLLYLHCECQKRIIHRDITASNILLTEDYEPQISDFGLAKWLPENWLHHVVSPIEGTFGYMAPEYFMHGIVNEKTDVFAFGVLLLELMTGRRAVDSYRKSLVLWAKPLLEKNNIKEIADPRLGDTYDVVEMKRAMFTALSCLHNLPDIRPNMKKVVQLLRGENAPIEINIKQKSLGGRALMFSDEYTSTNYLQDLNRHKELVLE, encoded by the exons ATGGAAG GTAAAAGCGGTGCAGCTGATGTCCAAGAAAACGGAGATAACAGGAAAAAACATGAGCCAGAGAAGGAAAAAGATGAACAAAAggaagataacaacaacaacaacgacaataaAGATGATCAGTACTCATCGTCATCACCACGAGGAGTTTTAGAGATACCTACATTGGGTTCGGGTTCATCAGATTCAGACAATAGCAGCATTAGCAGCAATGATGATCGGAGCCGCAGTTTTGCATCATCAACTTCAGGGGACTTAAGTCAGAGTATTTATTGGAAAAATCTTCTCGGACAGATAAAGCGAAGATCAATGAGAAGATTGTCAAGTATACCGATGTTAGGATATGAGATGATTCTACCGAAGAATATAAGAAGGATGTTGTCGAAGAATAAAACTGCTGAAGAAGAAGCTACTGATTGTGATGATATTCCTAAGCCCTCTTGGAGGAACTTTAGCTATGTTGAACTTGTCGAAGCTACTGATAATTTCAGTCCAG GCAAGTTGATCGGGAAAGGGGGACATGCAGAAGTGTACAAAGGACGTTTATCAGATGGTCAAGTAGTGGCGGTGAAGAAAATAACTAAGCAAGGAAAGAATGACAAGGACAAAATTGATGAATTCTTATCTGAGCTTGGAATCATTGCTCACATTGACCATCCTAATGCTGCTAAGTTAATCGGTTATAGTGCTGATGGCGGTTTGTACCTTGTTCTTCGGTACTCACATCATGGAAGCCTCGGTTCTTTAATATACG GTTCGGAAGAGGCACTTGAATGGGAAATAAGATACAAAGTTGCTGCTGGTATTGCTGAAggattgctttatcttcattgcGAATGCCAAAAACGCATAATCCATAGAGATATTACCGCGTCAAACATTCTACTAACTGAAGATTATGAACCTCag ATTTCTGATTTTGGACTTGCGAAATGGCTGCCAGAAAATTGGCTTCATCATGTTGTTTCTCCCATTGAAGGAACGTTTGG ATACATGGCTCCGGAGTATTTTATGCATGGAATTGTTAATGAAAAGACAGATGTATTCGCCTTTGGAGTTTTGTTATTGGAGCTAATGACTGGTCGTCGTGCAGTTGATTCATATAGAAAGAGCCTTGTGTTGTGG GCAAAACCGTTGTTGGAGAAGAACAACATCAAGGAAATAGCAGATCCTCGTTTAGGTGATACCTACGATGTTGTTGAGATGAAACGCGCCATGTTTACAGCTTTATCATGCCTTCACAACTTGCCTGATATTCGTCCAAACATGAAAAAG GTTGTTCAGCTATTGAGAGGCGAAAATGCACCAATAGAGATCAACATCAAGCAGAAATCATTGGGAGGGAGAGCATTGATGTTTTCGGATGAGTATACGAGCACAAATTATCTCCAGGATCTCAACCGCCATAAGGAGCTCGTTTTGGAGTAA